In Xyrauchen texanus isolate HMW12.3.18 chromosome 27, RBS_HiC_50CHRs, whole genome shotgun sequence, one genomic interval encodes:
- the gnat2 gene encoding guanine nucleotide-binding protein G(t) subunit alpha-2 yields MGSGASAEDKEMAKKSKELEKQLQEDADKEAKTVKLLLLGAGESGKSTIVKQMKILHQGGYTKEEQMEFRTIIYGNILQSAMAIIRGMEMLDINFGSPASQEDGQKLQNLADSIEEGTMPPELGDVIKRLWKDSGVQASFERAAEYQLNDSAGYYLSEMDRICKPDYMPSEQDVLRSRVKTTGIIEEQFSCKELHFRMFDVGGQRSERKKWIHCFEGVTCIIFCGALSAYDMVLVEDDEVNRMHESLHLFNSICNHRFFATTSIVLFLNKKDLFTEKIKKVHLSICFPDYDGPNTYEDASNYIKQQFEELNMKKGVKEIYSHMTCATDTKNVEIVFNAVTDIIIKENLKDCGLF; encoded by the exons ATGGGTAGCGGAGCAAGCGCAGAGGATAAGGAAATGGCAAAGAAGTCCAAAGAGTTGGAAAAACAGCTCCAGGAAGATGCTGATAAGGAAGCAAAGACTGTCAAACTTCTGCTGCTGG GGGCTGGTGAGTCAGGGAAAAGCACTATTGTAAAACAGATGAA AATTCTGCATCAAGGTGGTTAtacaaaagaagaacaaatggaGTTTCGAACTATTATTTACGGCAACATCCTCCAGTCGGCAATGGCCATCATCAGAGGCATGGAGATGCTGGACATCAACTTCGGGTCACCAGCATCACAG GAAGATGGCCAGAAACTCCAGAATCTGGCTGACTCCATCGAGGAGGGCACCATGCCCCCAGAGCTAGGAGACGTCATCAAGAGGCTATGGAAGGATTCAGGTGTGCAGGCCTCCTTCGAGAGAGCTGCAGAGTATCAGCTGAACGACTCTGCTGGATA CTACTTGAGTGAAATGGACAGAATCTGTAAACCCGACTACATGCCCTCCGAGCAGGATGTACTGAGATCTCGAGTCAAGACAACTGGTATCATTGAGGAACAGTTCTCCTGCAAAGAGCTCCACTTCAG GATGTTCGATGTGGGTGGCCAGAGGTCAGAGAGAAAGAAGTGGATTCATTGTTTCGAGGGTGTGACTTGCATCATCTTCTGTGGAGCCCTGAGCGCTTATGACATGGTGCTGGTAGAAGACGATGAAGTG AACCGCATGCACGAGAGTCTCCATCTCTTCAACAGTATCTGCAACCACAGGTTCTTTGCCACAACCTCCATTGTGCTTTTCCTCAACAAGAAAGATCTCTTCACGGAGAAGATCAAGAAAGTCCACCTGAGCATCTGTTTCCCTGACTATGATG GTCCCAACACGTATGAAGATGCCAGCAACTATATCAAGCAGCAGTTTGAGGAGCTGAACATGAAGAAGGGAGTCAAGGAGATCTACTCACACATGACCTGTGCCACGGACACAAAGAACGTCGAGATTGTGTTTAACGCTGTGACAGACATTATCATCAAAGAAAACCTTAAGGACTGTGGTCTGTTCTAA